A single window of Haliotis asinina isolate JCU_RB_2024 chromosome 5, JCU_Hal_asi_v2, whole genome shotgun sequence DNA harbors:
- the LOC137283437 gene encoding stearoyl-CoA desaturase 5-like isoform X1 has product MDCSFYVMRQPTMIKLLTPRICVDKCYHVALSICKDFFVTGKEKAFVPHRENVSMAPKNVIMETTPSEDMLTGSSEVEPVITAETHAQKRPPMKIVWRNVVLFAMLHVAAVYSLILIPQAHLYTLLWCAFMYLFAALGITAGAHRLWAHRSYKAKMPLRILLAIMESAAFQNSVFEWSRDHRCHHKYSETDADPHNAKRGFFFSHMGWLLVKKHPDVIAKGKQLEMADLKADPVVRVQEKFYVPSVLLFCFIVPTVVPWYFWGESLFVSFYLAAILRYCLGLNATWLVNSAAHMWGMRPYDKRINPAENMMVALSAVGEGFHNYHHTFPQDYATSEFGWKINITTFFIDAMAYLGLAYDRRKIPDDVIKARKLRTGEGSP; this is encoded by the exons ATGGACTGTAGTTTTTATGTAATGAGACAACCGACTATGATCAAGTTGTTAACACCCAGAATTTGTGTGGATAAATGCTATCATGTTGCT TTATCAATCTGTAAGGATTTCTTTGTCACTGGGAAAGAGAAAGCCTTTGTT CCGCATCGGGAAAACGTCAGTATGGCTCCCAAGAATGTAATTATGGAAACAACTCCATCAGAGGACATGCTAACAGGATCCTCTGAAGTGGAGCCAGTCATCACAGCAGAAACGCATGCTCAGAAACGCCCCCCTATGAAGATAGTATGGAGGAATGTAGTGTTGTTTGCCATGCTGCATGTGGCTGCCGTGTACTCGCTGATCCTCATCCCACAGGCGCACTTGTACACCTTGCTCTGGT GTGCATTCATGTATTTATTTGCGGCTCTGGGCATCACAGCAGGAGCACATCGCCTGTGGGCACACCGGTCCTACAAGGCAAAAATGCCACTACGTATCCTGCTTGCAATCATGGAGTCTGCTGCCTTTCAA AACTCTGTATTTGAGTGGAGTCGTGACCACCGATGTCATCACAAGTATTCCGAGACTGATGCTGACCCTCATAATGCTAAGCGAGGGTTCTTTTTTTCCCACATGGGATGGTTGTTGGTGAAAAAACACCCTGATGTAATAGCCAAGGGGAAACAGCTGGAGATGGCGGACCTGAAAGCTGATCCTGTTGTCCGAGTCCAGGAAAA ATTTTATGTTCCATCTGTGCTGCTATTCTGTTTCATTGTGCCAACTGTGGTACCATGGTATTTCTGGGGAGAGAGTCTGTTTGTATCCTTCTACCTTGCTGCCATCTTGCGTTACTGCCTGGGACTGAATGCCACATGGCTGGTGAACAGTGCCGCACACATGTGGGGCATGAGGCCGTATGACAAGCGCATCAATCCAGCAGAAAACATGATGGTGGCACTGAGTGCCGTAGGGGAGGGCTTCCACAACTACCACCATACCTTTCCTCAAGACTATGCAACCAGTGAGTTTGGCTGGAAAATCAATATAACTACTTTCTTTATTGACGCCATGGCATATCTTGGACTAGCTTATGACCGCCGCAAGATTCCTGATGATGTTATCAAAGCAAGGAAACTCAGGACTGGGGAAGGTAGTCCTTGA
- the LOC137283437 gene encoding stearoyl-CoA desaturase 5-like isoform X3: MDCSFYVMRQPTMIKLLTPRICVDKCYHVAPHRENVSMAPKNVIMETTPSEDMLTGSSEVEPVITAETHAQKRPPMKIVWRNVVLFAMLHVAAVYSLILIPQAHLYTLLWCAFMYLFAALGITAGAHRLWAHRSYKAKMPLRILLAIMESAAFQNSVFEWSRDHRCHHKYSETDADPHNAKRGFFFSHMGWLLVKKHPDVIAKGKQLEMADLKADPVVRVQEKFYVPSVLLFCFIVPTVVPWYFWGESLFVSFYLAAILRYCLGLNATWLVNSAAHMWGMRPYDKRINPAENMMVALSAVGEGFHNYHHTFPQDYATSEFGWKINITTFFIDAMAYLGLAYDRRKIPDDVIKARKLRTGEGSP; the protein is encoded by the exons ATGGACTGTAGTTTTTATGTAATGAGACAACCGACTATGATCAAGTTGTTAACACCCAGAATTTGTGTGGATAAATGCTATCATGTTGCT CCGCATCGGGAAAACGTCAGTATGGCTCCCAAGAATGTAATTATGGAAACAACTCCATCAGAGGACATGCTAACAGGATCCTCTGAAGTGGAGCCAGTCATCACAGCAGAAACGCATGCTCAGAAACGCCCCCCTATGAAGATAGTATGGAGGAATGTAGTGTTGTTTGCCATGCTGCATGTGGCTGCCGTGTACTCGCTGATCCTCATCCCACAGGCGCACTTGTACACCTTGCTCTGGT GTGCATTCATGTATTTATTTGCGGCTCTGGGCATCACAGCAGGAGCACATCGCCTGTGGGCACACCGGTCCTACAAGGCAAAAATGCCACTACGTATCCTGCTTGCAATCATGGAGTCTGCTGCCTTTCAA AACTCTGTATTTGAGTGGAGTCGTGACCACCGATGTCATCACAAGTATTCCGAGACTGATGCTGACCCTCATAATGCTAAGCGAGGGTTCTTTTTTTCCCACATGGGATGGTTGTTGGTGAAAAAACACCCTGATGTAATAGCCAAGGGGAAACAGCTGGAGATGGCGGACCTGAAAGCTGATCCTGTTGTCCGAGTCCAGGAAAA ATTTTATGTTCCATCTGTGCTGCTATTCTGTTTCATTGTGCCAACTGTGGTACCATGGTATTTCTGGGGAGAGAGTCTGTTTGTATCCTTCTACCTTGCTGCCATCTTGCGTTACTGCCTGGGACTGAATGCCACATGGCTGGTGAACAGTGCCGCACACATGTGGGGCATGAGGCCGTATGACAAGCGCATCAATCCAGCAGAAAACATGATGGTGGCACTGAGTGCCGTAGGGGAGGGCTTCCACAACTACCACCATACCTTTCCTCAAGACTATGCAACCAGTGAGTTTGGCTGGAAAATCAATATAACTACTTTCTTTATTGACGCCATGGCATATCTTGGACTAGCTTATGACCGCCGCAAGATTCCTGATGATGTTATCAAAGCAAGGAAACTCAGGACTGGGGAAGGTAGTCCTTGA
- the LOC137283437 gene encoding stearoyl-CoA desaturase 5-like isoform X4 has product MAPKNVIMETTPSEDMLTGSSEVEPVITAETHAQKRPPMKIVWRNVVLFAMLHVAAVYSLILIPQAHLYTLLWCAFMYLFAALGITAGAHRLWAHRSYKAKMPLRILLAIMESAAFQNSVFEWSRDHRCHHKYSETDADPHNAKRGFFFSHMGWLLVKKHPDVIAKGKQLEMADLKADPVVRVQEKFYVPSVLLFCFIVPTVVPWYFWGESLFVSFYLAAILRYCLGLNATWLVNSAAHMWGMRPYDKRINPAENMMVALSAVGEGFHNYHHTFPQDYATSEFGWKINITTFFIDAMAYLGLAYDRRKIPDDVIKARKLRTGEGSP; this is encoded by the exons ATGGCTCCCAAGAATGTAATTATGGAAACAACTCCATCAGAGGACATGCTAACAGGATCCTCTGAAGTGGAGCCAGTCATCACAGCAGAAACGCATGCTCAGAAACGCCCCCCTATGAAGATAGTATGGAGGAATGTAGTGTTGTTTGCCATGCTGCATGTGGCTGCCGTGTACTCGCTGATCCTCATCCCACAGGCGCACTTGTACACCTTGCTCTGGT GTGCATTCATGTATTTATTTGCGGCTCTGGGCATCACAGCAGGAGCACATCGCCTGTGGGCACACCGGTCCTACAAGGCAAAAATGCCACTACGTATCCTGCTTGCAATCATGGAGTCTGCTGCCTTTCAA AACTCTGTATTTGAGTGGAGTCGTGACCACCGATGTCATCACAAGTATTCCGAGACTGATGCTGACCCTCATAATGCTAAGCGAGGGTTCTTTTTTTCCCACATGGGATGGTTGTTGGTGAAAAAACACCCTGATGTAATAGCCAAGGGGAAACAGCTGGAGATGGCGGACCTGAAAGCTGATCCTGTTGTCCGAGTCCAGGAAAA ATTTTATGTTCCATCTGTGCTGCTATTCTGTTTCATTGTGCCAACTGTGGTACCATGGTATTTCTGGGGAGAGAGTCTGTTTGTATCCTTCTACCTTGCTGCCATCTTGCGTTACTGCCTGGGACTGAATGCCACATGGCTGGTGAACAGTGCCGCACACATGTGGGGCATGAGGCCGTATGACAAGCGCATCAATCCAGCAGAAAACATGATGGTGGCACTGAGTGCCGTAGGGGAGGGCTTCCACAACTACCACCATACCTTTCCTCAAGACTATGCAACCAGTGAGTTTGGCTGGAAAATCAATATAACTACTTTCTTTATTGACGCCATGGCATATCTTGGACTAGCTTATGACCGCCGCAAGATTCCTGATGATGTTATCAAAGCAAGGAAACTCAGGACTGGGGAAGGTAGTCCTTGA
- the LOC137283437 gene encoding stearoyl-CoA desaturase 5-like isoform X2 — MLSEILRAVVHLSICKDFFVTGKEKAFVPHRENVSMAPKNVIMETTPSEDMLTGSSEVEPVITAETHAQKRPPMKIVWRNVVLFAMLHVAAVYSLILIPQAHLYTLLWCAFMYLFAALGITAGAHRLWAHRSYKAKMPLRILLAIMESAAFQNSVFEWSRDHRCHHKYSETDADPHNAKRGFFFSHMGWLLVKKHPDVIAKGKQLEMADLKADPVVRVQEKFYVPSVLLFCFIVPTVVPWYFWGESLFVSFYLAAILRYCLGLNATWLVNSAAHMWGMRPYDKRINPAENMMVALSAVGEGFHNYHHTFPQDYATSEFGWKINITTFFIDAMAYLGLAYDRRKIPDDVIKARKLRTGEGSP, encoded by the exons ATGCTCAGTGAGATATTGCGTGCAGTGGTGCAT TTATCAATCTGTAAGGATTTCTTTGTCACTGGGAAAGAGAAAGCCTTTGTT CCGCATCGGGAAAACGTCAGTATGGCTCCCAAGAATGTAATTATGGAAACAACTCCATCAGAGGACATGCTAACAGGATCCTCTGAAGTGGAGCCAGTCATCACAGCAGAAACGCATGCTCAGAAACGCCCCCCTATGAAGATAGTATGGAGGAATGTAGTGTTGTTTGCCATGCTGCATGTGGCTGCCGTGTACTCGCTGATCCTCATCCCACAGGCGCACTTGTACACCTTGCTCTGGT GTGCATTCATGTATTTATTTGCGGCTCTGGGCATCACAGCAGGAGCACATCGCCTGTGGGCACACCGGTCCTACAAGGCAAAAATGCCACTACGTATCCTGCTTGCAATCATGGAGTCTGCTGCCTTTCAA AACTCTGTATTTGAGTGGAGTCGTGACCACCGATGTCATCACAAGTATTCCGAGACTGATGCTGACCCTCATAATGCTAAGCGAGGGTTCTTTTTTTCCCACATGGGATGGTTGTTGGTGAAAAAACACCCTGATGTAATAGCCAAGGGGAAACAGCTGGAGATGGCGGACCTGAAAGCTGATCCTGTTGTCCGAGTCCAGGAAAA ATTTTATGTTCCATCTGTGCTGCTATTCTGTTTCATTGTGCCAACTGTGGTACCATGGTATTTCTGGGGAGAGAGTCTGTTTGTATCCTTCTACCTTGCTGCCATCTTGCGTTACTGCCTGGGACTGAATGCCACATGGCTGGTGAACAGTGCCGCACACATGTGGGGCATGAGGCCGTATGACAAGCGCATCAATCCAGCAGAAAACATGATGGTGGCACTGAGTGCCGTAGGGGAGGGCTTCCACAACTACCACCATACCTTTCCTCAAGACTATGCAACCAGTGAGTTTGGCTGGAAAATCAATATAACTACTTTCTTTATTGACGCCATGGCATATCTTGGACTAGCTTATGACCGCCGCAAGATTCCTGATGATGTTATCAAAGCAAGGAAACTCAGGACTGGGGAAGGTAGTCCTTGA